The following proteins are co-located in the Doryrhamphus excisus isolate RoL2022-K1 chromosome 15, RoL_Dexc_1.0, whole genome shotgun sequence genome:
- the LOC131103082 gene encoding serine/threonine-protein kinase/endoribonuclease IRE1-like — translation MDWIVSRRALVWCIWLYLAAIPQKGFCSATTVSLPENLLFVSTLDGNLHAVSKKSGSIKWTLKEDPVLQVPTHVAEPAFLPDPNDGSLYSLGGKNNKGLTKLPFTIPELVQASPCRSSDGILYMGKKQDLWHVVDLLTGEKQQTLTSSFVDMLCPSSSLLYLGRTEYTITMYDTKSRELRWNATYSDYASTLPDDDTKYKVAHFVSNGDGLVVTVDSESGDVQWVQNYNSPVVAMYIWQREGLRKIPHTNVAVETLRYLTFMSGEVGRITRWKYPFPKEKKPDNKLMDTLYVGKYSTSLYASPSLVHDGVTVVPRGSTFPMLEGPDSQETDEDKECVITPSTSVKFNAALRERHRINFMRNYLLLIGHHETPPEAHNKILEKFPDNFPRNQGNVIPPTNKKKGDEKVNNVVIDDAPPSTPVPDTSIQEPGISGRTVRPEASVDSMLKDMATIIFSTFLLAGWVAFVITYPKSVHKQQQLQHQEFQRQMEERLDMLQRQQPFPAADMGLALAPDGDYLEVAQPRSECSDHSSPNVTPRASNHSNLSVSELGSSANEHEDGEDDSSIVRVGNITFHPKQVLGHGAEGTIVYKGQFDNRPVAVKRILPECFSFADREVQLLRESDEHPNVIRYFCTERDRQFQYIAIELCAASLQEYVEMKDFDRHGLEPVMLLQQTMSGLAHLHSLNIVHRDLKPHNILVSMPNAHGRVRAMISDFGLCKKLAVGRHSFSRRSGVPGTEGWIAPEVLSEDCKDNPTCAVDIFSAGCVFYYVVSQGSHPFGKSLQRQANILLGTYSLDHLQTDKHSDIIARELTEQMMSMEPHRRPSAECVLKHPFFWSLEKELQFFQDVSDRIEKEPPDGPIVRQLERGGRAVVKGDWREHITVPLQTDLRKFRSYKGGSVRDLLRAMRNKKHHYRELPAEVQETLGSIPDDFVSYFTSRFPHLLMHTYLAMRTCASERPFLPYYSKKAKLEAPQTQTELKTNTTHHQESTQTSQQMQEGQSSGECEASSSLPHSPSSSSSPHSPVETQSDLQCHTLASEPQIHDLRQTGSIQPDILVDGAV, via the exons GGGTTTTGCAGCGCCACCACAGTGTCTCTCCCGGAAAACCTGCTCTTTGTGTCCACCCTGGATGGGAACCTGCATGCCGTGAGCAAGAAATCTGGTTCAATCAAATGGACTCTGAAAGAAG ATCCAGTTCTTCAAGTCCCTACGCATGTTGCAGA GCCAGCCTTTCTGCCCGACCCCAACGATGGCAGCCTGTATTCTCTGGGTGGAAAGAACAACAAAGGCCTCACA AAATTACCGTTTACTATTCCGGAGTTGGTCCAAGCGTCTCCGTGCCGCAGCTCGGACGGAATCCTTTACATGG gtaaAAAGCAGGATCTTTGGCATGTGGTGGACCTCTTGACCGGCGAGAAGCAGCAGACACTGACATCGTCCTTTGTTGACATGCTGTGtccttcttcatctctgctctATCTGGGCCGCAcag AATATACCATCACGATGTATGACACCAAAAGTCGCGAGTTGCGCTGGAATGCCACTTATTCCGACTACGCCTCCACCCTTCCTGATGATGACACCAAATACA AGGTGGCCCATTTTGTGTCCAACGGCGACGGCTTGGTGGTGACAGTAGACAGCGAATCTGGCGACGTCCAGTGGGTGCAGAATTATAACTCGCCGGTGGTGGCCATGTACATCTGGCAGCGCGAGGGCCTCCGCAAGATTCCTCACACTAACGTGGCTGTGGAAACTTTGCGCTACCTCACCTTCATGTCTGGGGAGGTGGGCCGAATCACCCGGTGGAAGTACCCCTTCCCAAAAGAGAAGAAGCCTGATAACAAGTTAAT GGACACTTTGTATGTGGGTAAATACTCCACCAGCTTGTATGCCTCTCCCTCCCTGGTGCATGACGGAGTCACTGTGGTG CCTCGAGGCAGCACCTTTCCCATGCTGGAGGGTCCAGACAGCCAGGAGACAGACGAGGACAAAGAGTGCGTTATCACACCGAGTACCAGCGTCAAGTTCAATGCTGCTCTTCGCGAGAGACACCGCATCAACTTTATGCGCAACTACCTACTGCTCATTG GCCACCACGAGACACCCCCTGAAGCTCACAATAAGATCCTGGAAAAGTTCCCTGACAACTTTCCTCGCAATCAAGGCAACGTTATTCCCCCTACCAACAAGAAGAAAGGAGACGAG AAGGTGAACAATGTTGTGATAGATGACGCCCCACCTTCTACTCCCGTGCCCGACACATCAATCCAAGAGCCCGGGATCAGTGGTCGTACTGTCCGTCCTGAGGCCTCTGTGGACTCCATGCTGAAAGACATGGCCACCATCATCTTCTCCACTTTCCTACTGGCTGGCTGGGTGGCCTTTGTGATCACTTACCCCAAG AGTGTCcacaagcagcagcagcttcaGCACCAGGAGTTCCAGAGACAGATGGAGGAGAGGTTGGATATGCTACAGAGGCAGCAGCCTTTCCCCGCCGCTGACATGGGGCTTGCTTTGGCCCCAGACGGCGACTACCTGGAAGTGGCCCAACCTCGATCTGAATGCTCGGACCACAGCAGTCCAAATGTCACCCCGCGTGCATCAAACCACTCCAATCTGTCCGTTTCTGAGCTGGGCAGCTCCGCCAATGAGCATGAGGACGGAG AGGATGACTCCAGCAttgtcagagtgggcaacatAACATTCCATCCCAAACAAGTGTTGGGTCACGGTGCTGAAGGCACCATCGTGTACAA GGGTCAGTTTGACAACCGCCCAGTGGCAGTGAAAAGAATTCTTCCAGAGTGTTTCAGCTTTGCAGATCGAGAAGTTCAGCTCCTGAGGGAGTCGGACGAGCACCCGAATGTCATTCGATACTTCTGTACCGAGAGGGACCGTCAGTTCCAGTACATCGCCATCGAGCTGTGTGCTGCTTCACTTCAAGAG TATGTAGAGATGAAGGATTTTGACCGTCACGGATTAGAGCCTGTTATGCTGCTGCAGCAAACCATGTCAGGACTGGCTCATCTGCACTCCCTCAACATCG TCCACAGAGACCTGAAACCCCACAACATCCTGGTGTCCATGCCCAACGCCCACGGCCGAGTACGGGCTATGATCTCTGACTTTGGCCTGTGCAAGAAGTTAGCAGTGGGTCGCCATAGTTTCAGTAGACGGTCCGGTGTGCCGGGGACAGAGGGCTGGATCGCCCCTGAAGTACTCAGTGAGGACTGCAAAGACAAccca ACCTGTGCTGTAGATATCTTTTCCGCCGGGTGTGTTTTTTACTACGTGGTGTCCCAAGGTAGCCACCCTTTTGGCAAATCCCTGCAGCGACAAGCCAACATACTGCTAGGAACATACAGCCTGGACCATCTGCAGACCGACAAACACA GTGACATCATAGCCAGAGAGCTAACAGAGCAGATGATGAGCATGGAGCCTCACCGGAGGCCTTCAGCAGAGTGTGTTCTCAAACACCCTTTTTTCTGGAGCTTGGAGAAGGAACTGCAGTTCTTCCAG GATGTGAGTGACAGAATAGAGAAGGAACCGCCAGATGGACCAATCGTGAGACAGCTAGAGCGAGGAGGCCGGGCTGTAGTCAAGGGTGACTGGAGAGAGCATATCACAGTCCCACTGCAAACAG ATCTGAGAAAGTTCCGTTCCTACAAAGGTGGCTCAGTCAGAGACCTCCTTCGTGCAATGAGAAACAAG AAACATCATTACCGGGAGTTGCCTGCAGAAGTCCAGGAGACTCTAGGCTCCATCCCAGACGACTTTGTCTCCTACTTCACATCCCGTTTCCCCCACCTGCTCATGCACACATACCTTGCCATGCGGACCTGCGCGTCTGAGAGGCCTTTCCTGCCTTACTATTCCAAAAAGGCCAAACTGGAGGCGCCACAAACACAAACTGAACTAAAAACAAACACGACACATCACCAAGAGTCCACGCAGACGTCACAACAAATGCAGGAGGGTCAAAGCTCAGGTGAATGTGAAGCCTCTTCATCATTACCGCACagcccttcttcttcttcttctcctcattCGCCAGTTGAGACCCAGTCAGACCTGCAGTGTCACACACTGGCCTCAGAACCCCAAATACATGATCTCAGGCAAACTGGGTCCATTCAGCCAGACATTTTGGTCGATGGAGCAGTGTGA